The DNA segment CTCCAGAACAACAATTAACTGTCTTCAGAGAACTTGGAAATTTCCCATCTACGCCTTCTGTCTATGACTCTGAAGAACTAGTAAATTATACAAGTGAGTATTTTAATGATGCACCAGTAGGGAAGATTTATTCCGAAGCGGCAGAACGAGTAACTCCAATTCTTGAAGGGCCAGAATCGATTCAAATTGAGAAGATTCTTGGAGATGCTGTGACAAGGGTTCAGGATGGTCAGGATACTCCAGAATCAAGTTGGGATGCAGCAATGAAAAGCTTAGAACGAGAAATTGGCAGGTAATCACAACCTTTATAGGGTGCCGTACAAAGGCGGCATCCTCATATAAAGTAAGGGGGCAAGTGATGAAGGAGAGTTCTGTAAAGAAACCTAAGAAGCTACTAACTCAAAGTAAAAAAGATCATATCTCGGCTTATTTATACATCTCACCTTTTTTTCTATTATTTGCAGTCTTTGGTGTGTTTCCGATTTTGTTTACGGCCTATATCTCATTTCATAAATGGGACATTCTTGGAACAAAGGAGTTTGTGGGTTTAACGAACTATCAATGGCTCCTAACTGATCCACTGTTTTGGAAAGCTCTTGGAAACACCATGAGTATCTGGGTCATGTCAACTATTCCACAGCTGACACTTGCACTTGTGCTGGCATTTGTTTTAAATCAAGCGTTACTCAAAGGTCGACATTTTTTTAGACTAGCTGTATTTCTTCCAAACATCACCTCAGTTGTCGCGGTTGCCATTGTATTTGATGCAATCTTTGGTCAGCATTATGGAATTATCAATTATCTTCTTTCCCTTGTTGGTGTTGAACCAATAAATTGGAAAGCGTCTGTTCTTGGCACACATGTCGCGATTTCAACCATGGTTATCTGGCGATGGGTCGGTTATAACTCCATTATTTACTTGGCTGCGCTGCAAAGTATTCCAAAGGATCTTTATGAAGCAGCAACGATAGATGGAGCAAACAAAATACAACAATTTTTGTTTGTTACCATTCCCATGATTCGACCAATGATCATCTTTACCGTTATCTTATCAACCATTGGTGGAATGCAAATCTTTGCTGAACCTCAGACGTTCTCAGGTATGGGCGGCGGAGCTGTGAATCAAGGTCTTACATTAACTCTATATTTATATGAAGAAGCGTTTCTAAGAAATTCGTTTGGATATGCGTCTGCCATTGCATGGCTGTTATTCTTGATCATTGTTCTGTTCTCGTTACTGAATCTATTTGTGACGCGCAAAATTAAATCTGCTGATTAAGGATGTGAGTCTTATGAGAGAAGTGGGTAGCAAGCCATTTAGTATGGGTAGAATCGGTATATACAGCGCACTTGTTTTCTTTAGTCTGTGTGCGCTTTTCCCCTTATATTGGATGTTTGTCATTGGTTCAAATCACACATCTGCGGTTAGTCAATTTCCACCTGCCATCATGCCTGGAACGGAATTTTTCGTAAATGCCGGTAAAGTGTTTACGAACATTAATTTCTTGCAGGCGTTATTTAACACTTTTATAGTAGCGAGTCTTATTACGATATCTGTTTTGTTTTTCTGTTCGTTAGCAGGTTTTGCATTTGCGAAGCTGAAATTTAGAGGGAAGAATGGCCTGTTTATCTTTGTGCTTGCCACCATGATGGTGCCCGCTCAACTAGGTCTCATTCCTTCATATATGATCGTGAGTCAGCTCGGCTGGATTAACACGTTAACGGCTTTAATTGTTCCAGCAATGGTAAATGCATTTGGAGTCTTTTGGATGAGACAATATATCTCAACAGCCGTTCCAAATGAATTAATTGATGCAGGAAGAATGGACGGATGTTCAAACTTTCGCTTGTACTGGACAGTTGTTCTTCCTATCCTTCGTCCGGCACTCGCCACTCTTGGTTTAATTACGTATATGAATGTGTGGAATGACTTTCTTTGGCCGCTTGTTGTGCTTAAGGATCGTAGTGTTCATACCATTCAAGTTGCGCTTAAGACATTAAATGGAACCTATGCTCAGGATTATAGTATGGTTTTAAACGGAACGTTCTTAGCAACATTGCCTTTGTTGGTGATCTTTTTACTATTCAGCAAGCAAGTGATCGCGGGTATTACAGAGGGAGCAATCAAAAGTTAAAAAGAAACCTTCAATGAATCATTAAAAATATTATACATTCAGAACGAAAACAGGTAGAATGATAGCGTATACATGAAACGATGATTTGAGTTTCTTTAAGCGGTTGATTCTTTTTAAAGGAGAGTGAGTTCGATGCAGAAAGCCAGAGTAGGAATTGTAGGCTGCGGCACAATTAGTGATATTTATCTGCAAAATTGTGTCTCAGATGAGTTTATTGAAATTGCGGCTGTCAGTGATTTAAATGAACAAGCAGCAAGAGAAAAAGCAAAAGCTTACAATATTCAAAAAGTCTTAACGCCAGATGAGCTTTACGCAGATCCTGATATTGATATGGTTTTAAACTTAACCATTCCAGCGGCGCACGCTGAAGTGTCACTCAAAGCATTAGAAGGTGGCAAGCATGTGTTTCTTGAGAAACCGTTGTCTATTTCATTGCAGGACGCTGATCAAATCCTGCAGCTTGCCAAAGAGAAAGGCCTTCAAGTTGGTGTGGCACCAGATACATTCTTAGGTGGTGGCTTACAGACCTGCCGCAAGATTATTGATGAAGGCTCAATTGGTAAGCCAGTGGCAGCGACGGCATTTATGATGTCACATGGTCCTGAAAGCTGGCACCCAAATCCATACTTCTACTATCAGGAAGGCGCAGGTCCGCTTTTTGATATGGGACCGTATTACTTAACAGCACTCATTCATCTAATTGGTCCATTCCGCCGAGTGACGGGTTCAGCCCAGTCTGCATTAAAAGAACGAATTGCGACAAGTCCAGAGCGTAACGGTGAAGTCATTCCAGTGAATACGCCAACACATGTAACTGGCGTCATTGACTTTGAAGATGGTGCAGTTGGAACATTAATTATGAGCTTTGATGTCTGGGGAGCTACATTACCTTGGATCGAAATCTATGGAACAGAAGGAACATTAAGAGTACCAGATCCAAACACGTTTGGTGGGCCAGTCTATATTAAAAAAGCAGGAGAACTCGAGTGGACTGAGCTTGCTTTGACTCACGGACACACTGAGAATGAACGAGGTCTTGGCTTAAAGGATATGGCACGTGCTGTTGTCACAGGAAGTCCAACTAGAGCATCTGGTGAGATGGGCTATCATGTACTTGAAGCGATGCATGGTTTCTACACAGCATCCGCGACGAATCAGCATTATGCCATGCAAAGTCAATGTGAGCGCCCCGCGCCCGTTGAATCAAACTAAGGAGGAGATTATATGAAACTAGGAGTTTTCGCCGTATTGTTTGCTGATAAACCATTTGAAGAAATGCTAGATCATATTAAAAGCCTAGGACTTGAAACCGTAGAAATTGGAACAGGAGGCTATCCTGGTAATGCCCATTGTAATCCGGCTGAACTTTTAGCAGATGAATCGAAGCTAAAAGCGTTCCAGCACGCAGTGGAGAGCAGAGGGCTGACGATTAGCAGCTTAAGCGTCCACGGGAATCCCATTACACCTGACAAGGAGTTTGCTGACAAGTGCCATCAGGAATTTCTTGATACCGTTCGCTTAGCAAATAAGTTAGGTGTAGAGGTTGTGACAACGTTCTCAGGTACACCTGGTGCGTATGAAGGAGCAAAAGCACCAAGCTGGCCAGTTGCACCGTGGCCTAACGAGCATGCTGAGATTTTAAAATGGCAATGGGAAGAGAAGCTGATTCCATATTGGAAGGAAGCAGGTAAGTTTGCAAGTGACCACAATGTGAAGATTGCACTTGAGTTGCACGGAGGGTTTTTAGTACATACCCCAGCAACCTTGTTAAAGCTTCGTGATGCAGTGGGTGAGGTAATCGGAGCCAACGTGGATCCTAGTCATTTATGGTGGCAAGGGATCGATCCCATAGCTGCCATTAAAATTCTTGGAAAGCGCAATGCCATCCACTTCTTCCATGCGAAGGACACATATATTGACCAGGAAAATGTGAATATGCACGGACTGCTTGATATGCAATCGTATGCGAATATGCAGGATCGTGCCTGGATCTTCCGCTCAGTTGGCTATGGCCATGATCTGAAGGTATGGTCAGATATCATAAGTGCACTGCGCACAGTCGGATATGACGGGGCTGTCAGCATCGAGCACGAGGATGGACTAATGTCCATTGATGAAGGATTCAGTCGAGCAGTCAGCAATCTTCAGCAAGTATTAATTAAAGATCCAGTACCAGACATGTGGTGGCTATAGAATTTAACCAAGGTGAGAGGGGTACAATCATGAAAAAAATAAAAGTAGCTGTAGTAGGAAATGGAAGTATCGCTAAGTATCGTCACATTCCAGAATACGCAAGCAGAGAAGATGTTGAATTTGTAGCCTTTTGTGATTTTACAATCGAACTGGCAGAAGCGAATGTCGAACAATATGGTGGAAAAGCCTACACAAGCTACGAGGAGCTTTTAGCAAATGAAGAGGTTGATGTAGTAAGTGTCTGCACACAAAATGCGGATCATGCGAAAGTATCAATTGCGGCAGCGAAAGCAGGAGCGCACGTTTTATGTGAAAAGCCAATGGCAACTTCTCTTGAAGAAGCCGAGGCCATGATTCAAGCCGCAGCTGACAACAACGTCCAGCTGATGATTGGGCACAATCAGCGACTCATGCCACCTCACGTAAAAGCAAAAGAAGTGTTAGCATCAGGGCGCTTAGGTAAAGTGCTTACGTTTAAAACGACGTTTGGTCATGGTGGACCAGATGCTTGGAGTGTACAGGGTGATACAAGCTGGTTCTTCGATAAATCCAAAGCATTTGTTGGTGCGATGGGTGATTTAGGTGTACACAAAATTGACTTAATTCGCTGGTTGTTTGATGAGGAAGTCTCTGAGGTTGCTGCATTTGTTGAAACCCTTGATAAGCAAGGCGATGTAGATGACAACGCAACATGCCTATTGCGTATGCAGAGCGGCGCCATAGGGACAATGGCAGCCAGCTGGACGTATTACAAAGGTGAAGATAACACAACGAGTATCTACTGCGAGAATGGTGTGCTTGAAATTATAGACAACGCAGATGAGCAGGTTGTAGTTCGTTTAACAGATGGAACGGTTGAACGATATTCAGTTGGAGCCATCGCAACCAATGAAGAGGGCGGACAGTCTTCAAGTGGAGTCATTGATGCATTCCTCGATGGCATTGTAAATGGAACGGAGCCCGTAATTAGTGGCGAAGAAGGATTGAAATCGTTGAATGTGGTCCTTGCTGCATTAGAGTCTGCAAGTACACGTGCATTTGTGAAAGTAAACTAGTTCTGAGAGGATGATGAACATGGCACAGTTACCGATCGCTTTGCAGTTGTTTACACTAAGAAATGAAACAAAAGAGGATTTTCTAGGAACACTTAAAAAGGTAAAGGAGCTTGGTTACGATGGCGTGGAATTTGCCGGATTCGGTGGCTATGAAGCCTCTGAACTCAAAGCCTTTTTAGAAGAGCTTGACCTAAAGCCTTTTTCAAGCCACGTTGGAATCGAGCTTCTTGAAGATAATGCGGACGAGATCATTGCTTATCACAAAGAACTGGGTGTAGAAACGATGGTTATTCCATATCTTGTCCCAGAACGTAGAACGAGTAAGGATGACTATGTGAAGCTAGCTGAACAATTGAATCACTATGGTGAAAAAGTGAAAGAAGCTGGCATGACTCTTTGTTACCACAACCATGATTTTGAATATGAAAAATATGACGGGGAATTCGGTCTGGATATCATCTTTTCTCAAACAGACGCTGAGCTAGTACAAGTAGAGTTAGATACTTACTGGGCAGAATACGCAGGGATTTCAGCTGTAGAATATGCAGCAAGGTACAAAGGAAGATTACCACTTGCACATATTAAAGATATGGCAGATACGTCAGACCGTACATTTGCTGAAGTGGGCGAGGGAACACTTGATATTAAAGGAATTGTTACAGCCGTTCAAGAGGCCGGGGCCAAGCGTCTTATTGTTGAACAAGACGTCTGCCAAAGACCACCACTTGAGAGTGTAGAGATTAGTATTCGTAACCTGAAAGAGATTTTAGGTTAAGAGTGATAGAAAAAGTATTCAACTAAAATTCAATTAGAAAAGGGCGAATGATTCGACGATCGAATCATTCGCCCTTTTTTTGTCCTGGCCTTTCCCGTCTACAAGACCACGCGTAATCTAAGCATCTCACGATGGAAAAAGATAAGCACTGAGCAGGTTGCGATCATCCCACCAATGGCAATGGTGCGATGTGTGTCTAAAGCATCTCCCAATACGCCAGCAATAAAAGCAGCTAACGGAAGAAGAGCCATTGTGATAAATCGGCTACTTGCTTGAACTCTACCAAGCATATGAGAGGGTGTTAACTTCTGCCGAATCGTTTTCACAACAGGATTAAAGGACGCAGCACAAAAGGTTCCAATGGCATTTGCAATGAGCAAGGTTACAAATGATTCCGCAAAACCGAGCCAGATGAGAGAAGCTCCTCCACCAAAGTATCCTACAAAGAGGATCGCTCGTTGACTAGCTACCTTTCTAATGCCAATGGATAAAAATGAACCAGCAATGGCAGCCGCTCCTCCAAATGAGAGAATCCATCCGATTTGAAGTGGAGTCAAACCGACTGTTGATTGAAGATGAAAGACGAGTAGCGTGAGCGAAAATGTCACTCCAAAACTAATAAGGCCACTACCGATGTTCGTTAAAAGAAGGAGCTTCTCCTTATAAATAAATCGGAACCCTTCTCTTACATCTTGAAAAAATCCACGAGTGGCAGGTTGTTTTGTTGGCGGTGGAACGTTAATAAAAAATAGGGTCAAGAAAGCTAAAAAGAATCCAATACTGTTTGCCATTAATCCGATGCCAGGATGAACAAAAGCAATAAGAAGTCCCCCGAGAGTGGGTCCAATTAAAATGGTTGTATGGTAGAGGCTTGACTCTACTGTATTGGCTAGAGGGAGGTCTTCCTTCTTCACAATAGAGGGAATCACGGCAAACTGTGCCGTATTATAGATCTGTGTGCATAAGCCGATGAGAATTGAAGCAACAACCAATGTAAGAAAATGCAGCATATCTATTACATAAAGCACACTCAGTATTAAAAGAATCACTGCCCTCGTGAAGTCACTCAAGAGCAATAACGTTCTTCTGTGGTACCGATCAATGAATGGTCCAATTAAAGGCATAAACCAAACCGTGGCTTGTCCAACAGCAGCAATTGTCCCCATAGCAACAGCTGAACCCGTTAGTGATAAAACAACAAGAGGGAGAGC comes from the Alkalihalobacillus sp. FSL W8-0930 genome and includes:
- a CDS encoding sugar ABC transporter permease, which gives rise to MKESSVKKPKKLLTQSKKDHISAYLYISPFFLLFAVFGVFPILFTAYISFHKWDILGTKEFVGLTNYQWLLTDPLFWKALGNTMSIWVMSTIPQLTLALVLAFVLNQALLKGRHFFRLAVFLPNITSVVAVAIVFDAIFGQHYGIINYLLSLVGVEPINWKASVLGTHVAISTMVIWRWVGYNSIIYLAALQSIPKDLYEAATIDGANKIQQFLFVTIPMIRPMIIFTVILSTIGGMQIFAEPQTFSGMGGGAVNQGLTLTLYLYEEAFLRNSFGYASAIAWLLFLIIVLFSLLNLFVTRKIKSAD
- a CDS encoding carbohydrate ABC transporter permease, with product MREVGSKPFSMGRIGIYSALVFFSLCALFPLYWMFVIGSNHTSAVSQFPPAIMPGTEFFVNAGKVFTNINFLQALFNTFIVASLITISVLFFCSLAGFAFAKLKFRGKNGLFIFVLATMMVPAQLGLIPSYMIVSQLGWINTLTALIVPAMVNAFGVFWMRQYISTAVPNELIDAGRMDGCSNFRLYWTVVLPILRPALATLGLITYMNVWNDFLWPLVVLKDRSVHTIQVALKTLNGTYAQDYSMVLNGTFLATLPLLVIFLLFSKQVIAGITEGAIKS
- a CDS encoding Gfo/Idh/MocA family oxidoreductase, which gives rise to MQKARVGIVGCGTISDIYLQNCVSDEFIEIAAVSDLNEQAAREKAKAYNIQKVLTPDELYADPDIDMVLNLTIPAAHAEVSLKALEGGKHVFLEKPLSISLQDADQILQLAKEKGLQVGVAPDTFLGGGLQTCRKIIDEGSIGKPVAATAFMMSHGPESWHPNPYFYYQEGAGPLFDMGPYYLTALIHLIGPFRRVTGSAQSALKERIATSPERNGEVIPVNTPTHVTGVIDFEDGAVGTLIMSFDVWGATLPWIEIYGTEGTLRVPDPNTFGGPVYIKKAGELEWTELALTHGHTENERGLGLKDMARAVVTGSPTRASGEMGYHVLEAMHGFYTASATNQHYAMQSQCERPAPVESN
- a CDS encoding sugar phosphate isomerase/epimerase yields the protein MKLGVFAVLFADKPFEEMLDHIKSLGLETVEIGTGGYPGNAHCNPAELLADESKLKAFQHAVESRGLTISSLSVHGNPITPDKEFADKCHQEFLDTVRLANKLGVEVVTTFSGTPGAYEGAKAPSWPVAPWPNEHAEILKWQWEEKLIPYWKEAGKFASDHNVKIALELHGGFLVHTPATLLKLRDAVGEVIGANVDPSHLWWQGIDPIAAIKILGKRNAIHFFHAKDTYIDQENVNMHGLLDMQSYANMQDRAWIFRSVGYGHDLKVWSDIISALRTVGYDGAVSIEHEDGLMSIDEGFSRAVSNLQQVLIKDPVPDMWWL
- a CDS encoding Gfo/Idh/MocA family oxidoreductase, which codes for MKKIKVAVVGNGSIAKYRHIPEYASREDVEFVAFCDFTIELAEANVEQYGGKAYTSYEELLANEEVDVVSVCTQNADHAKVSIAAAKAGAHVLCEKPMATSLEEAEAMIQAAADNNVQLMIGHNQRLMPPHVKAKEVLASGRLGKVLTFKTTFGHGGPDAWSVQGDTSWFFDKSKAFVGAMGDLGVHKIDLIRWLFDEEVSEVAAFVETLDKQGDVDDNATCLLRMQSGAIGTMAASWTYYKGEDNTTSIYCENGVLEIIDNADEQVVVRLTDGTVERYSVGAIATNEEGGQSSSGVIDAFLDGIVNGTEPVISGEEGLKSLNVVLAALESASTRAFVKVN
- a CDS encoding sugar phosphate isomerase/epimerase, whose protein sequence is MAQLPIALQLFTLRNETKEDFLGTLKKVKELGYDGVEFAGFGGYEASELKAFLEELDLKPFSSHVGIELLEDNADEIIAYHKELGVETMVIPYLVPERRTSKDDYVKLAEQLNHYGEKVKEAGMTLCYHNHDFEYEKYDGEFGLDIIFSQTDAELVQVELDTYWAEYAGISAVEYAARYKGRLPLAHIKDMADTSDRTFAEVGEGTLDIKGIVTAVQEAGAKRLIVEQDVCQRPPLESVEISIRNLKEILG
- a CDS encoding MFS transporter, with protein sequence MSEVIQSLHKNRSFYWLMGGNLASFAGAQIYLIALPLVVLSLTGSAVAMGTIAAVGQATVWFMPLIGPFIDRYHRRTLLLLSDFTRAVILLILSVLYVIDMLHFLTLVVASILIGLCTQIYNTAQFAVIPSIVKKEDLPLANTVESSLYHTTILIGPTLGGLLIAFVHPGIGLMANSIGFFLAFLTLFFINVPPPTKQPATRGFFQDVREGFRFIYKEKLLLLTNIGSGLISFGVTFSLTLLVFHLQSTVGLTPLQIGWILSFGGAAAIAGSFLSIGIRKVASQRAILFVGYFGGGASLIWLGFAESFVTLLIANAIGTFCAASFNPVVKTIRQKLTPSHMLGRVQASSRFITMALLPLAAFIAGVLGDALDTHRTIAIGGMIATCSVLIFFHREMLRLRVVL